Proteins encoded together in one Cicer arietinum cultivar CDC Frontier isolate Library 1 chromosome 4, Cicar.CDCFrontier_v2.0, whole genome shotgun sequence window:
- the LOC101499372 gene encoding uncharacterized protein has translation MDTITSKFFFLFSSLSLLHAFANATDIHYCDKKANYNVDVKGVQISPDPIARGQPATFTIAATTSQALSGGKLVIDVSYFGWHVYSETHDLCGETSCPISVGDFVIAHSQVLPGFTPPGSYSLKMKLYDGNNNNELTCITFGFSIGFGSSVADY, from the exons ATGGACACCATAACTTCCAaattcttcttcctcttttcatctCTCTCTCTTCTTCACGCCTTCGCCAACGCCACAGACATTCACTATTGCG ATAAGAAAGCAAACTATAATGTTGATGTCAAAGGAGTTCAAATATCTCCTGATCCCATTGCAAGAGGCCAGCCTGCTACATTCACCATTGCTGCCACTACAA GTCAAGCATTGTCGGGAGGGAAACTAGTGATTGACGTGTCGTATTTTGGATGGCACGTATATAGTGAGACCCATGACCTTTGTGGAGAAACATCTTGCCCTATTTCGGTTGGTGATTTTGTGATTGCTCATTCACAAGTTTTACCTGGATTCACCCCACCA GGTTCGTACTCTTTGAAGATGAAGCTGTATGATGGAAACAACAACAACGAGTTGACTTGCATTACATTTGGTTTTTCTATCGGGTTTGGATCCTCCGTGGCTGATTACTAA
- the LOC101499059 gene encoding uncharacterized protein isoform X1, translating into MVVKMMKWRPWPPPISRKYEVKLLIKTLRATDLLPHNAFSVEIRWKGPKLALSSLRRNAVVRNFTGEAHPLKEQNDVVLWDEEFHTFCNLSSNKDNAFHPWEIAFTVFNGLNQKPKTKIPVVGTGSLNLAEFASVVDQKDFDLSIPLTVPGGSSVDPSLSLTISISLVELRVSQESSQLVHKSMVSVPSPLAQSGETNLAEKDELSTIKAGLRKVKILTEFVSTRKSRKANREEEGSEGNYSARSEDGECNYPFDSDSLDDFEEGDSHSEEVKEDSSVRKSFSYGKLAFANAGGSFYSSMRVKSDDEDWVYFSNHKSDIGSLQKEDSTVSSSEPPVMQSSRRSILPWRKRKLSFRSPKSKGEPLLKKAYGEEGGDDIDFDRRQLSSDESISFGSQKPEDDSGANRTSVSEFGDDNFAVGSWEQKEVMSRDGHMKLQTQVFFASIDQRSERAAGESACTALVAVIADWFQNNRELMPIKSQFDSLIRDGSLEWRNLCENQTYRERFPDKHFDLETVVQAKIRPLSVVPGKSFIGFFHPEGMDEERFDFLQGAMSFDNIWDEISNAGQENTDNGEPRIYIISWNDHFFILKVEDDAYCIIDTLGERLYEGCNQAYILKFNSNTVIYKMPDVTQSSDESASGDQQTVADVLEHNDKQIQQINGKDSESVVETEEPLKSEQEEEEIVCRGKEACKEYIKSFLAAIPIRELQADVKKGLISTTPLHQRLQIEFHYTQLLQSYDVVPVTEESFLAVTEVDT; encoded by the exons atgGTTGTCAAGATGATGAAATGGAGACCATGGCCACCTCCAATTTCCCGAAAGTACGAGGTTAAACTTCTCATCAAAACTCTCCGTGCCACCGATCTGTTACCTCATAATGCATTCTCCGTTGAAATTAGATGGAAAGGTCCTAAACTCGCTCTTAGTTCACTCCGTCGTAACGCCGTCGTTAGAAATTTCACCGGTGAAGCTCACCCTCTTAAAGAACAAAACGATGTCGTTTTATGGGATGAAGAGTTTCATACCTTCTGTAATCTCTCTTCCAATAAAGACAATGCGTTTCATCCTTGGGAGATCGCTTTCACCGTCTTCAac GGTTTGAATCAGAAGCCAAAGACTAAGATTCCTGTGGTTGGAACAGGTTCCTTGAATCTAGCTGAGTTTGCATCTGTGGTTGATCAGAAAGATTTTGATTTGAGCATTCCACTTACAGTTCCTGGTGGTTCTTCTGTTGACCCTTCTCTTTCACTCACT ATATCAATTAGTTTAGTGGAGCTAAGAGTTTCTCAAGAGAGTAGTCAGCTTGTTCATAAGTCAATGGTGTCTGTTCCATCACCCTTGGCTCAATCAGGAGAAACTAACTTAGCAGAGAAAGATGAACTTTCCACCATCAAAGCTGGTCTTAGAAAAGTAAAGATTTTGACGGAGTTTGTGTCGACAAGGAAATCAAGAAAAGCGAACCGCGAGGAAGAGGGTAGTGAAGGAAATTACTCTGCAAGGAGTGAGGATGGTGAGTGCAATTACCCTTTTGACTCTGACTCCCTTGATGATTTTGAGGAAGGTGATTCACATTCAGAAGAGGTGAAGGAGGATTCAAGTGTGAGGAAGTCGTTCAGTTACGGGAAACTGGCGTTTGCAAATGCTGGTGGATCATTCTATTCCAGCATGAGGGTGAAGAGTGATGATGAGGATTGGGTTTACTTCAGCAATCACAAATCGGACATTGGGAGTTTGCAGAAAGAGGACTCTACTGTTTCCTCCTCTGAGCCACCTGTAATGCAAAGTTCGAGGCGCAGTATATTGCCTTGGAGGAAGAGGAAGTTGAGTTTCAGATCTCCTAAATCTAAGGGAGAGCCTTTGTTAAAGAAGGCGTATGGAGAAGAAGGTGGTGATGACATTGATTTTGATCGCCGGCAGCTAAGCTCTGATGAATCTATTTCATTCGGG TCACAGAAGCCTGAGGACGATTCAGGTGCAAATCGAACATCGGTGTCAGAATTTGGGGATGACAATTTCGCGGTTGGGAGTTGGGAGCAGAAAGAAGTAATGAGCCGTGACGGCCACATGAAACTTCAGACACAAGTCTTCTTTGCCTCAATTGATCAGCGCAGCGAACGTGCAGCAGGTGAGAGTGCTTGTACAGCTCTAGTTGCTGTGATTGCTGATTGGTTCCAAAACAATCGCGAACTCATGCCGATAAAGTCCCAGTTCGATAGTTTGATTCGAGACGGTTCATTAGAATGGAGAAACTTATGCGAAAACCAAACATACAGGGAACGATTCCCCGACAAGCATTTTGATCTTGAAACAGTCGTTCAGGCCAAAATACGCCCCCTTTCCGTGGTTCCTGGGAAATCCTTTATCGGTTTCTTTCATCCAGAAGGAATGGATGAAGAAAGGTTTGATTTTCTCCAAGGGGCCATGTCTTTCGATAACATTTGGGATGAGATTAGTAATGCCGGACAGGAAAACACCGATAACGGTGAACCCCGGATTTATATCATCAGTTGGAATGACCATTTCTTCATCCTCAAAGTTGAAGACGACGCTTACTGCATCATCGACACTCTAGGGGAGAGGCTTTACGAAGGATGCAATCAAGCATATATCTTGAAATTCAACAGCAACACGGTAATATACAAAATGCCAGATGTTACTCAATCATCAGACGAAAGCGCGTCTGGTGACCAGCAAACTGTTGCGGATGTATTAGAACACAATGACAAACAGATTCAGCAAATCAACGGTAAGGACTCGGAGTCTGTTGTTGAGACAGAAGAACCGTTAAAAAGCgagcaagaggaagaagaaattgtATGCAGAGGGAAAGAAGCATGCAAAGAGTACATAAAAAGCTTCTTAGCAGCAATACCTATTAGAGAATTGCAAGCAGATGTGAAGAAAGGTTTAATATCAACAACACCGCTTCATCAAAGACTACAAATTGAGTTTCACTATACTCAGTTGTTGCAGTCATATGATGTTGTTCCTGTAACTGAAGAATCTTTTCTTGCAGTAACTGAGGTTGACACGTAA
- the LOC101499059 gene encoding uncharacterized protein isoform X3, whose product MHSPLKLDGKGLNQKPKTKIPVVGTGSLNLAEFASVVDQKDFDLSIPLTVPGGSSVDPSLSLTISISLVELRVSQESSQLVHKSMVSVPSPLAQSGETNLAEKDELSTIKAGLRKVKILTEFVSTRKSRKANREEEGSEGNYSARSEDGECNYPFDSDSLDDFEEGDSHSEEVKEDSSVRKSFSYGKLAFANAGGSFYSSMRVKSDDEDWVYFSNHKSDIGSLQKEDSTVSSSEPPVMQSSRRSILPWRKRKLSFRSPKSKGEPLLKKAYGEEGGDDIDFDRRQLSSDESISFGSQKPEDDSGANRTSVSEFGDDNFAVGSWEQKEVMSRDGHMKLQTQVFFASIDQRSERAAGESACTALVAVIADWFQNNRELMPIKSQFDSLIRDGSLEWRNLCENQTYRERFPDKHFDLETVVQAKIRPLSVVPGKSFIGFFHPEGMDEERFDFLQGAMSFDNIWDEISNAGQENTDNGEPRIYIISWNDHFFILKVEDDAYCIIDTLGERLYEGCNQAYILKFNSNTVIYKMPDVTQSSDESASGDQQTVADVLEHNDKQIQQINGKDSESVVETEEPLKSEQEEEEIVCRGKEACKEYIKSFLAAIPIRELQADVKKGLISTTPLHQRLQIEFHYTQLLQSYDVVPVTEESFLAVTEVDT is encoded by the exons ATGCATTCTCCGTTGAAATTAGATGGAAAG GGTTTGAATCAGAAGCCAAAGACTAAGATTCCTGTGGTTGGAACAGGTTCCTTGAATCTAGCTGAGTTTGCATCTGTGGTTGATCAGAAAGATTTTGATTTGAGCATTCCACTTACAGTTCCTGGTGGTTCTTCTGTTGACCCTTCTCTTTCACTCACT ATATCAATTAGTTTAGTGGAGCTAAGAGTTTCTCAAGAGAGTAGTCAGCTTGTTCATAAGTCAATGGTGTCTGTTCCATCACCCTTGGCTCAATCAGGAGAAACTAACTTAGCAGAGAAAGATGAACTTTCCACCATCAAAGCTGGTCTTAGAAAAGTAAAGATTTTGACGGAGTTTGTGTCGACAAGGAAATCAAGAAAAGCGAACCGCGAGGAAGAGGGTAGTGAAGGAAATTACTCTGCAAGGAGTGAGGATGGTGAGTGCAATTACCCTTTTGACTCTGACTCCCTTGATGATTTTGAGGAAGGTGATTCACATTCAGAAGAGGTGAAGGAGGATTCAAGTGTGAGGAAGTCGTTCAGTTACGGGAAACTGGCGTTTGCAAATGCTGGTGGATCATTCTATTCCAGCATGAGGGTGAAGAGTGATGATGAGGATTGGGTTTACTTCAGCAATCACAAATCGGACATTGGGAGTTTGCAGAAAGAGGACTCTACTGTTTCCTCCTCTGAGCCACCTGTAATGCAAAGTTCGAGGCGCAGTATATTGCCTTGGAGGAAGAGGAAGTTGAGTTTCAGATCTCCTAAATCTAAGGGAGAGCCTTTGTTAAAGAAGGCGTATGGAGAAGAAGGTGGTGATGACATTGATTTTGATCGCCGGCAGCTAAGCTCTGATGAATCTATTTCATTCGGG TCACAGAAGCCTGAGGACGATTCAGGTGCAAATCGAACATCGGTGTCAGAATTTGGGGATGACAATTTCGCGGTTGGGAGTTGGGAGCAGAAAGAAGTAATGAGCCGTGACGGCCACATGAAACTTCAGACACAAGTCTTCTTTGCCTCAATTGATCAGCGCAGCGAACGTGCAGCAGGTGAGAGTGCTTGTACAGCTCTAGTTGCTGTGATTGCTGATTGGTTCCAAAACAATCGCGAACTCATGCCGATAAAGTCCCAGTTCGATAGTTTGATTCGAGACGGTTCATTAGAATGGAGAAACTTATGCGAAAACCAAACATACAGGGAACGATTCCCCGACAAGCATTTTGATCTTGAAACAGTCGTTCAGGCCAAAATACGCCCCCTTTCCGTGGTTCCTGGGAAATCCTTTATCGGTTTCTTTCATCCAGAAGGAATGGATGAAGAAAGGTTTGATTTTCTCCAAGGGGCCATGTCTTTCGATAACATTTGGGATGAGATTAGTAATGCCGGACAGGAAAACACCGATAACGGTGAACCCCGGATTTATATCATCAGTTGGAATGACCATTTCTTCATCCTCAAAGTTGAAGACGACGCTTACTGCATCATCGACACTCTAGGGGAGAGGCTTTACGAAGGATGCAATCAAGCATATATCTTGAAATTCAACAGCAACACGGTAATATACAAAATGCCAGATGTTACTCAATCATCAGACGAAAGCGCGTCTGGTGACCAGCAAACTGTTGCGGATGTATTAGAACACAATGACAAACAGATTCAGCAAATCAACGGTAAGGACTCGGAGTCTGTTGTTGAGACAGAAGAACCGTTAAAAAGCgagcaagaggaagaagaaattgtATGCAGAGGGAAAGAAGCATGCAAAGAGTACATAAAAAGCTTCTTAGCAGCAATACCTATTAGAGAATTGCAAGCAGATGTGAAGAAAGGTTTAATATCAACAACACCGCTTCATCAAAGACTACAAATTGAGTTTCACTATACTCAGTTGTTGCAGTCATATGATGTTGTTCCTGTAACTGAAGAATCTTTTCTTGCAGTAACTGAGGTTGACACGTAA
- the LOC101499680 gene encoding RING-H2 finger protein ATL70-like: MNNTTDGFFGSNDISGFGYGIGISIGILLLITTITLTSYFCTRSQLPNAPNPRRRNNTTTPEFLEPQHSIVDLGLEESTIMSYPKMLYSEVKLRKSNNSTSTCCSICLGDYKGNDMLRVLPDCEHLFHLKCIDPWLRMHPTCPLCRSTSPIPTPLSTPLAEVVPLATRRDS; this comes from the coding sequence ATGAACAATACAACCGATGGATTCTTTGGTTCCAATGACATAAGTGGATTTGGCTATGGTATAGGAATTTCAATTGGGATTCTTTTGCTCATAACAACAATCACACTCACTTCCTATTTTTGCACAAGGTCACAACTTCCAAATGCTCCAAATCCAAGAAGAAGGAACAATACTACCACCCCTGAATTTCTTGAGCCACAACATTCAATAGTTGATTTGGGATTAGAGGAATCAACAATTATGAGTTATCCAAAGATGTTATATAGTGAAGTGAAGCTTAGAAAATCTAATAATTCTACATCAACATGTTGTTCTATATGTTTGGGTGATTATAAGGGAAATGATATGCTTAGGGTGTTACCGGATTGTGAACATTTATTTCATCTTAAGTGTATTGATCCTTGGTTGAGGATGCATCCTACTTGTCCTCTTTGTAGAAGTACTTCTCCAATTCCAACACCTCTTTCAACACCTTTGGCTGAAGTTGTTCCATTGGCAACAAGAAGAGATTCATAG
- the LOC101499059 gene encoding uncharacterized protein isoform X2, whose amino-acid sequence MVVKMMKWRPWPPPISRKYEVKLLIKTLRATDLLPHNAFSVEIRWKGPKLALSSLRRNAVVRNFTGEAHPLKEQNDVVLWDEEFHTFCNLSSNKDNAFHPWEIAFTVFNGLNQKPKTKIPVVGTGSLNLAEFASVVDQKDFDLSIPLTVPGGSSVDPSLSLTISISLVELRVSQESSQLVHKSMVSVPSPLAQSGETNLAEKDELSTIKAGLRKVKILTEFVSTRKSRKANREEEGSEGNYSARSEDGECNYPFDSDSLDDFEEGDSHSEEVKEDSSVRKSFSYGKLAFANAGGSFYSSMRVKSDDEDWVYFSNHKSDIGSLQKEDSTVSSSEPPVMQSSRRSILPWRKRKLSFRSPKSKGEPLLKKAYGEEGGDDIDFDRRQLSSDESISFGKPEDDSGANRTSVSEFGDDNFAVGSWEQKEVMSRDGHMKLQTQVFFASIDQRSERAAGESACTALVAVIADWFQNNRELMPIKSQFDSLIRDGSLEWRNLCENQTYRERFPDKHFDLETVVQAKIRPLSVVPGKSFIGFFHPEGMDEERFDFLQGAMSFDNIWDEISNAGQENTDNGEPRIYIISWNDHFFILKVEDDAYCIIDTLGERLYEGCNQAYILKFNSNTVIYKMPDVTQSSDESASGDQQTVADVLEHNDKQIQQINGKDSESVVETEEPLKSEQEEEEIVCRGKEACKEYIKSFLAAIPIRELQADVKKGLISTTPLHQRLQIEFHYTQLLQSYDVVPVTEESFLAVTEVDT is encoded by the exons atgGTTGTCAAGATGATGAAATGGAGACCATGGCCACCTCCAATTTCCCGAAAGTACGAGGTTAAACTTCTCATCAAAACTCTCCGTGCCACCGATCTGTTACCTCATAATGCATTCTCCGTTGAAATTAGATGGAAAGGTCCTAAACTCGCTCTTAGTTCACTCCGTCGTAACGCCGTCGTTAGAAATTTCACCGGTGAAGCTCACCCTCTTAAAGAACAAAACGATGTCGTTTTATGGGATGAAGAGTTTCATACCTTCTGTAATCTCTCTTCCAATAAAGACAATGCGTTTCATCCTTGGGAGATCGCTTTCACCGTCTTCAac GGTTTGAATCAGAAGCCAAAGACTAAGATTCCTGTGGTTGGAACAGGTTCCTTGAATCTAGCTGAGTTTGCATCTGTGGTTGATCAGAAAGATTTTGATTTGAGCATTCCACTTACAGTTCCTGGTGGTTCTTCTGTTGACCCTTCTCTTTCACTCACT ATATCAATTAGTTTAGTGGAGCTAAGAGTTTCTCAAGAGAGTAGTCAGCTTGTTCATAAGTCAATGGTGTCTGTTCCATCACCCTTGGCTCAATCAGGAGAAACTAACTTAGCAGAGAAAGATGAACTTTCCACCATCAAAGCTGGTCTTAGAAAAGTAAAGATTTTGACGGAGTTTGTGTCGACAAGGAAATCAAGAAAAGCGAACCGCGAGGAAGAGGGTAGTGAAGGAAATTACTCTGCAAGGAGTGAGGATGGTGAGTGCAATTACCCTTTTGACTCTGACTCCCTTGATGATTTTGAGGAAGGTGATTCACATTCAGAAGAGGTGAAGGAGGATTCAAGTGTGAGGAAGTCGTTCAGTTACGGGAAACTGGCGTTTGCAAATGCTGGTGGATCATTCTATTCCAGCATGAGGGTGAAGAGTGATGATGAGGATTGGGTTTACTTCAGCAATCACAAATCGGACATTGGGAGTTTGCAGAAAGAGGACTCTACTGTTTCCTCCTCTGAGCCACCTGTAATGCAAAGTTCGAGGCGCAGTATATTGCCTTGGAGGAAGAGGAAGTTGAGTTTCAGATCTCCTAAATCTAAGGGAGAGCCTTTGTTAAAGAAGGCGTATGGAGAAGAAGGTGGTGATGACATTGATTTTGATCGCCGGCAGCTAAGCTCTGATGAATCTATTTCATTCGGG AAGCCTGAGGACGATTCAGGTGCAAATCGAACATCGGTGTCAGAATTTGGGGATGACAATTTCGCGGTTGGGAGTTGGGAGCAGAAAGAAGTAATGAGCCGTGACGGCCACATGAAACTTCAGACACAAGTCTTCTTTGCCTCAATTGATCAGCGCAGCGAACGTGCAGCAGGTGAGAGTGCTTGTACAGCTCTAGTTGCTGTGATTGCTGATTGGTTCCAAAACAATCGCGAACTCATGCCGATAAAGTCCCAGTTCGATAGTTTGATTCGAGACGGTTCATTAGAATGGAGAAACTTATGCGAAAACCAAACATACAGGGAACGATTCCCCGACAAGCATTTTGATCTTGAAACAGTCGTTCAGGCCAAAATACGCCCCCTTTCCGTGGTTCCTGGGAAATCCTTTATCGGTTTCTTTCATCCAGAAGGAATGGATGAAGAAAGGTTTGATTTTCTCCAAGGGGCCATGTCTTTCGATAACATTTGGGATGAGATTAGTAATGCCGGACAGGAAAACACCGATAACGGTGAACCCCGGATTTATATCATCAGTTGGAATGACCATTTCTTCATCCTCAAAGTTGAAGACGACGCTTACTGCATCATCGACACTCTAGGGGAGAGGCTTTACGAAGGATGCAATCAAGCATATATCTTGAAATTCAACAGCAACACGGTAATATACAAAATGCCAGATGTTACTCAATCATCAGACGAAAGCGCGTCTGGTGACCAGCAAACTGTTGCGGATGTATTAGAACACAATGACAAACAGATTCAGCAAATCAACGGTAAGGACTCGGAGTCTGTTGTTGAGACAGAAGAACCGTTAAAAAGCgagcaagaggaagaagaaattgtATGCAGAGGGAAAGAAGCATGCAAAGAGTACATAAAAAGCTTCTTAGCAGCAATACCTATTAGAGAATTGCAAGCAGATGTGAAGAAAGGTTTAATATCAACAACACCGCTTCATCAAAGACTACAAATTGAGTTTCACTATACTCAGTTGTTGCAGTCATATGATGTTGTTCCTGTAACTGAAGAATCTTTTCTTGCAGTAACTGAGGTTGACACGTAA